A stretch of DNA from Glycine max cultivar Williams 82 chromosome 18, Glycine_max_v4.0, whole genome shotgun sequence:
GGAATAAGCTTCTAATATCTTGTGGAATTATCTAGAGTAAATTCTTTGAGTAAATCATGTTACACTGTTGGGCAAGGATTTTCATAAACTTCTAtctgaaatatgtaattgtaaaCATCAACTTATACTGCTTCTATGTTTTTACACTGTATTGTGTCTACTTAGGAAATGTTATTGCCTTTGATTTTCAGAAAATGCAGGCATTATCAACACAATTTCAACATCCATGTATGTATCTAGACCAAAGTCGTTTAATCCAGCAAATTGCACCATCAAACTCACACAAGTGGTGTTCATCCAGTTAATGAAATCATCCACATATTTCAGCAAATTGAGCAAATAAATTTCAGCAAAATCATCCATATAGCCAATAAAGTTAATGGAAAAAACAATGGTATCTACAATGTACAATGTTATCACAAAGTGTCATGTATAATAAGATTGTTAGACTTTTACAATAACTaatctagtaaaaaaaattaaactgtaAGTTCAtagaaaataatgtaaaaaaagaaaaagaaaaaagtaagcattgaaacacaaaattattacacacacaTAAAGGCTCATGTAAACTCACCTCAAACAAAAGGGACCAATCCAAACATGGAAATCAGAACACTTGCAGCACAGGTCTTTTGCCAAGCCTCTTGATCTCTCTATCCATTTTCCCAGTAAGCATCAACCCAAACATCTTGAGATCACACAAGAGTGACCAAAAGGGGTGTCCAAAAGTGGCTGGAACATTCCCCTCCACAAAGAAATGACTGTACCAGGCACATCCATACCCAGAAAAGGGCACCAAGAACAAGAACCACCAGCTGAAGAAAACTGaacagaacaaaaagaaaatactgaAGAGCGTTCCCACAAAGTGCCACCTCCTCGTGGAAGGCTTCGAATGCTGGTTCACGTAAAAGGCCCAGAACTCCTCCAAGCTCCTGAAATTCATGGCTTTCAGAAAAGcataggcaaaaaaaaaaaacagatttttATGAGAACCCAGTTGGGGAAAGAGGTGAAAATTtgtgggggtgagtttgaaggGATTGGGGTGAAAAGAGATGAAGAGTGAGTTTCCTGAAAGTGAGGATTTTGGAAGGAACGTGTTGATGGGGTGTTGGGAATAGTAGGGACCACTGAAGGAAGGGTTCAGAGATTGTGTTGTGTTGGGAATTGTGATGTTGTTGAGGTGAGTAAGGAAAGGAAGGCTTGGTTTTGCAACTTTTGTTGTTGGACTTGTTATTGTTATTGGTAGGTTGATTGTGTTGAAGGGGACATAGATTCGGTGCACTTGCATATCACACACATTCATGCAGGTActgctttataattttttgatgaAGATTGAATGGTTCAGatcttaaatttgttttatatctGATTTATAAACATAAAGTATGAATCATCTGATCTTTATCCAATGGCCAGAGTTTGATTACTGTGTGAATGCGTGCTTGTGCCAATTGCAGGCAATTTGGGTATACTTCAACGTCAAGCTTGTCCTCATCTTATTCAGTTTACCGTTTCACCctcttttgtttcattttttttatttttctttttgtatgatttgcttgttatttttgaaaaagaatgcagggaaaaaacaaaaaagagaataGGATACCTCATATTCACGTCGGGTTTTTTTGGTACAGATATTCACGTTGGTTAGAATAGTTATAgctattttgttaaaataagtttaaatgtataattagttatttgaaaaaataaatattaacggtttcaaaaaaatgtagttttttttagtgaagAATTGTTTAGTTGTTATTTCATGTGTTAACTTTGCAATGGTTTGCTGACACTACATAGTGTTTATGACTTGCGATAGTGGTGTTAACCTAACCGATTGGATGGATGTAGTATTAGATAGGTCAatgctattttttaataatttaaagtttGTTGAAAAAGTGTTAAATTTCAGGAGAACAATATGTTAACTAAAAttcattgaaaaattaagatttttaactTACAACTAAAATTGATTGAACTTTGTAATAAACTTATGCTTATATACGAAAGAGTaacctttaaagtttttaatagACATGTTACCCGGAGAAATTCTGTGCATTTGAGTTACGTATGAAAGGGTATTGATCCATTTAATTTAATGCTCACTGCTAAGGTAAGCGCATTGCGTGGCACCACGTGTGGGAGTGAGCACGTGCCATCAAGCACCAGCAGCAACACCAACCTCTCCCCATCACGATTTGtagattctttttctttttgttaccatACTAGTTAATCGCCCGTGCAATGCACGGGACTGTCAAACTAAGATTTTAATGGGTATATATCTTTACATACTAATATCTATGAACCCAAACTCttgaattacttattttattaattattagtattgAATCATTTCGTGTCCTGTTTTGTTAATaggaagtttgattttttttaataggtcttattaagttttattttatatatttggatCAAGTTCACTATGTGGGTAATCATCAGTGGTCTTTTATTTACCCGGTGTACCGAATTAagattatttaaaatcaattatttacaTTAGTTTGAATAATGAGAGATGTTCAATTATATTTCCCTCGTAACCCTGGAAAACCAATTTAACATCAATTTGAACAAAAGATTATATGCATACATTTCTAACTTCTAATGTACTCCTTTTAAGAGGCTTGCAAGCTATCGGTTATCATGATTTATCATCACAAATAGTACATTTATTATAACAATTTGCTTTTCCAATTTCTGAATTTCTTTTGagatataaattcaaaaaggaattgaacaaaataaaaaagcaataGTCCAATAACATGTGACTGAGCAAGCTGAGGGAGATGAAATTTGCCAAAGCCAAGCATTGCCTATTCTTCCAAAAAAAGCTAAGCTGAAATTAGAAAAGTAGGAATGCAAACCGAATGGAAGTTCATAGGGAATGATAGGAAGAAGGAGCTCCAATCAGAGAAACGCCCAAAAGAAGGACCCATCCACCCAAATACATGAAGGACTACATTTGAGAAGCTTCAAGCATAGATAGTTATAAGGAATAATGACCGACAACATTAGACAGTTTTCAGCAACAACTTTGGATCATCAACTCGCCTCATGCCTGCTTAGCACATTCTGTTACACAAAATCCTTATGGTACTTTGGTGGAATCACCTTCCTTTTGGGCCTCTATATCGGGTCTACCCTTTTCTCCTGTAACTCCATCATTCTATCATCCCCTACACCATCTaaaaacaccttgtcctcaaggtgatagtTGATCTTCAACTAGTCCTAATCTTCCCACGAAGTGTCATATGGAGATAAACCTTCCCACTGCATTAGGACCTTTAGCTTTAGTTCAATAGAAGTAGAATCCCAGTGGGTTCTTAATATAACTAGGGGAGTGAGGGTTGGTTGGTTTTCAATTATCGTGGTCGGTGGAGGTAACAAAGGGCAAGTCTCAACACTAGAGTGGTGAAATGGTTTAAGTAATGAGCAATGGAAAACCAGATGAATGCGAGCTCCCACCGACAACTGAAGTTTGTAGGCAGTTTTCCCAATGCGTTCCATAATTTGGTGCAGACCATAGTACCTCTTAGCAAGTTTCAAATAAGCTGAGCGGTGCCCTAAAACTATTGATTGTCTATGAGGACATAATCAAACCATCACCCAATCCCCTTTGTTGAAATTAACATCCTTGTGATTGTTGTCTACATACCGCTTCATATTTTCCTATGCCTTCATAGGCTTATTTCTAAGTTCTGCAAACACTGCTTCTCTACTAGTCATAAAATCATCAACTGCCTCCACATTGGATGTTTCGGCAACATACTGCGAAATGGTGAGAGGTTTCTTGTCATAAGTAATCTCGTATGGAGAAAGACCTAAGCCTGAGTGCTTGGAAGTATTATAGGAACATTCTGCCCAAttcaagaacttcccccatgaagaaggtctCTTGTGCACAAAAGCACGGAGATATTGTTCGAAATGTGGTTTATCACCTCGATTTGCCCATCGGTCTAAGGGTAATATGCCGAACTCATGCCCAATTTAGTTCCACTAATCCAGAATAATTCCTGCTAAAATAGACTAATAAAAAATGGGTCACAATTTGAGGCAAGGCTTTTGGGCATTCCATGGAGTTTTCCTATGATATCCATGAAGAGAAGAGCGACTATGAGAGAAGTATGATGCAATTGAAGCATGCCCAAatggatttcttttgagaagtGATCAACAACCACTAGTATAGTGGTGTGACCTCAATATGGAGGTAGACCGACAATGAAGTCCATAGAGAGATCCTCCCATGGTAGGAAAGGGACAGGTAAAGGACATAGCAACCCTGTTGCCTTTCGTGTCTCATACTTTGTATGTtgacaatcaatacaaatggcTACAAAACACTCGACATCTTTTTGGATTTCAATCCAAATAAAATTCTCATTGATTCGGGCCAAGGTCTTTGCTACACCCAAGTGTCCTTCTTGTGGATCATGcattgttttgatgatgtcgaaaagaaaccacttgattgtcatcattaaaaaaggggagaatgtgaatgtatgtatacatgattttgatgatgccaaagataagcatttctcaagtttgatccaagtcaagaattcagaaaataactcccaagagtcacaactcttcagaaaataactcctgAGAGTCACATGTGTTCAAGAGGtttttgaatggtcatcaaaggcctataaataggtgacttgggacacaaaattaaagactaaataggcaatttagtccctgactttgtaccccttttgcatattagtccctaacttaatgttaaattcaaaataatcccTATCTTTGCAttagtgttgcaaaatagttccttcgttaaattttaaagtaacactattagtgaggtcaattttagtgccactaTCCAACATGACACTAAAGGATGATGTGGCATGGCACGTGGACGTGCCTCTTAAAAGatgccacgtcatttgatgataacaaaacgagtaaataggcaatttagtccctgacatTGTACCCATTTTTCAtattagtccctatcttttcataagtgttgcaaaataatccttaagttaaattttaaagagatGCTATTAGGAAGGTCAAATTTAGTGCCATGACATGTGATGATGATGGCACGAGTGACTTCTTCAAATCTGATGATTCAGAAACAATTGAGgcacatataataaaaaaaaccNNNNNNNNNNNNNNNNNNNNNNNNNNNNNNNNNNNNNNNNNNNNNNNNNNNNNNNNNNNNNNNNNNNNNNNNNNNNNNNNNNNNNNNNNNNNNNNNNNNNGTTGTGGTATCTGGTTCCTTTATATGTCCATGGTGTGTGAGTAATTTGTCTACACGTACCTCAATAGGTTTCGAGTCATCAAATTTGATGAAGCCACTCATTCTATCATCATCTAAAGGCATGACCCTAAAACTGACCTCACTACAGCGTTACTTTAATATTTACCTTAAGGACTATTTGCAGCGCTTgtgcaaagatagggactaatatgcaaaatgggtacaatgtcagggactaaattgcctatttactcgttttgttatcatcaaatgatgtGGCATCTTTAAAGAGGCATGTCCACGTGCcatgccacgtcatcctttagtgccacgttggatagtccacatggcactaaaattgacctcactaacagtgttactttaaaatttaacggaaggactattttgcaacacttatgcaaagatagggactattttgaatttaacattaagttagggactaatatgaaAAAGGGatacaaagtcagggactaaattgcctatttagtccaaaattaaatgagagttttgcttgttcaaaatgtcatatcctctcaaaaggaaatgagagagattccaagataacttcattgccaaatgctctctcaaaagaaactcttaggcaaacacttgcaaatccattaagagtttctccatggacttcaattgtaatatctttctcttcaagagagaattcttctttcttttttctcattcaaagagattgattaagggactgagggtctcttaagttgtaaggattcttgaacacaagggatgagttgtccctgtgtgattcagactttgtaaatggatttttacaaaaggagtggaaaatctcaagtgggttgcttgagtactggacgtaggcacggactTTGCCGaatgtgtttgcattctctcttcccttatctcatttattttgttacaatcaattt
This window harbors:
- the LOC100804127 gene encoding uncharacterized protein, with the translated sequence MNVCDMQVHRIYVPFNTINLPITITSPTTKVAKPSLPFLTHLNNITIPNTTQSLNPSFSGPYYSQHPINTFLPKSSLSGNSLFISFHPNPFKLTPTNFHLFPQLGSHKNLFFFFAYAFLKAMNFRSLEEFWAFYVNQHSKPSTRRWHFVGTLFSIFFLFCSVFFSWWFLFLVPFSGYGCAWYSHFFVEGNVPATFGHPFWSLLCDLKMFGLMLTGKMDREIKRLGKRPVLQVF